A window of Clostridium novyi genomic DNA:
TTTTGCATTTTGTAATAATCCTTCTATATACTCATGATTAATAAACATATTATCTTCTCCTCCATAATCTATTATCTCCTCTTGACATGTCAAGATTAAATCCAGCCTTTTCTATTCTATTTTGAATACACATTCTACATTCAGCAGATTCATCTCCTGTACATATCTTTCCATCATATAATGCATATTTTTTTCTTACTGATGTAGGTGATAAATTAGGCATTACAACATTTGCCCCTGCTTTAAGTCCCATTTCCCTTCCCATAGGATGTATTGTTCCAAGCGCAGTGGTTGCTGGCAATAATACCTGTGGTAAAAGTAATCTTATAATGGATAACATCAATACAGTTTGTTCTACTGTACCCCCTTTTTCTTTTCCAAGAGGGGTATGGCTTTGTGGAATAAATGGTCCTATTCCAACCATATGAGGTTCCAGTTCTTTTAAAAATAATAAATCTTCTACATAATCTTCATTACTTTGTCCTGGAATACCAATCATAAATCCAGCTCCTACTTGATATCCTATTTCCTTTAAATCTCTAAGACACTTTCTTCTATTTTCAAAACTCATACCTGGATGTAATTTTTCATAAAGTTCCTTTGATGCTGTTTCGTGTCTTAAAAGATATCTATCTACTCCTGCATTATAGTATTTTTTATATGAATGGTAAGATTTTTCTCCTATAGAAAGAGTAACTGCACATTCAGGAAAATTTGATTTTATTTTTGTCACTATTTCTACTATTTTATCATCAGTAAAATAATTATCTTCTCCTCCTTGAAGTACAAATGTTCTATACCCCAATTTGTACCCTTCACTACAAGAATCCATAATTTGATCTAAGGACAATCTATACCTATCCACATTTTTATTGAAGGCTCTTATACCACAATAAGTACACGTGTTTTTACAATAGTTTGTAAATTCTATAAGACCCCTCATATAAACTTTATCTCCATAATATTTAAATCTAGTTTCATTTGCTTTAGATATTAAGTATTCTTTATTCTCATGATTTATATTATTTAATAAATACAAAAGTTCCTGACGATTTAAATTGTTATTCTCATGTAATTTATCAATTATTTTTCTCATAAGTTATATCTCTTTCTTTGCAATTGATGTTTTTACTAGTACATTTTTCATATTTCCAAGTTTCCCTGTAAGACTATTTATGTCATTTAATTCTGCAACTACAGTAATACATATTACCGATATACCTTCTTCTTCAAAGGGAATACCCATTCTTCCTTTAATAATCCCCTTAAAATTAGATATAATTTCATTAAATTCTTTTTGAGCCTCTTTTGGATTTTCTAAAATGGCACTAATTACAGCAATTTTTTTCAAATTTTTCTCCTCCTAAAATAAAAAAAACTTTCCCAAAAGGAAAGTTATATACGCTAAATAGACTTTTAGAATATATGACTCCAAAGTCCAAAATCTTAGTATAAACTAATTATCCTTTCAGATTAGATACTATCTTTTCTGTTAGGCAACAATTTTATATTTAGAACAAATAATTAAAGAATTTTCTCTAAAAATTTGAACATTACTTATACAAATTTTTACATTATAAAAAATAATTCATAATAGTTATTAGTTAATATTCTATAGATTTTATACAGCTTTGTCAATAATTTTAAAATACAACCTTCATACATAAACTAATAATCATTCTTTCACAGTTTTTCATATTATAATATAAAAATTATTTTATGGTGATATTTATGAATAATAATAGCTATAAACTTAATACATCTAAAACACTAGATAACAAAATTCTTTACATTTGTAGATATGAATATAAATATTTCCTTGCTAAATCAAATGTAATAGGAGTAGGTCTTTCTTATAAAATTAAAAATGGTAATAATACTCATAAAAAATGTATTAGGGTATTTACAAGAAAAAAACTTCCTAAAAATAAACTTTCATCTGAAGATTTAGTGCCATATCTCTACAAAGGTATTCCAACGGATGTAGTTGAAGATGGGTTTAATGTAAATTTTTCTCTTACAAATAAAATTCGACCCATTACAGCTGGTTATGGTATTTCATCTATTCAAAAAATATTGGTTGGAACATTTGGTTGTTTAGTTAAAGATAATAATTTATATTATATTTTAAGTAACAATCATATCCTAGCAGGGTGTAATGATAACCCCATTGGAACTCCAATAGTACAGCCTAGTATTTCTTTTGGTGGAAAATACCCTGAAGATACTGTCGCTAATCTTTCACGATTCATTCCCCTTAAAATTGCAACTAAAACTGAAACTCCTGAAAACCTAGTAGATTGTGCAATAGCTAAAATAGCTAGCAAATCTTTATTTTCTAAAAAAGTAACCTTTTTAGGTACTATAAATGGAGTTACCTCTCCCGTTCTTGACCTATCAGTTCAAAAAGTAGGAACTACCTCAGAACTAACTTATGGAAAAATAACTACTATAGGCGTAACACGATTATTAAAATTTTCAAATGACAAACATTATTTATTTAAGAATCAAATTATTACAACTAAAATGGGTGCACCTGGTGATTCTGGTTCAATCTTATTTGATACTAATATGAATGCTATTGGTATGCTTGTATCGGGGAGCGATTCTTCTACTACGTATAATCCTATAAGTACAATTTTATCTAGTTTGAATGTTTCAATTGTAACATCATAAAGTAGTAGACACTAGTTGTTATTGTAGCAACTAGTGTCTATTACTTTATAATAAAATTTTATAACATTTTTAGTCCATATATAGATCCCATTATTCCAGCTTTATTACCGTTTGGTGAAGTTTTTATCACCAATCCTTGTGAAAATGAAGGCATAATTATTTTGTCCATATGTTTTTGTATAAATTTAATTAAATAATCACCTTGTGCTGAAACTCCACCACCTATAATAATTAAAGAAGGATTGAATATGTGAACTATATTTTTTATTCCTATAGCTATATCATAGCTCCATTTATCTATTGCATCTATATACTCTTTTTCATTATTCTTGGCTTTATCAAAAATATCTTTTCCACTTATCTTAAAATCTTTAGGCAATTTTAATTGTTTCTTTGTACGTCTTATCAAGGCTGAAGTAGATGCATACCTTTCAAAACATCCTTTGGATCCACAGGTACATTTCTCCCCATCCTTGTTAATAGTCATATGTCCAAATTCTCCAGCTATAAAATTCCCACCTGTATACAATTGACCATTTATTACAATTGCACCACCAATTCCAGTTCCTAATGTTAAAAATATAAAGTCTTTACTCTCTTCTTCCATGGTCTTCCACATATATCCTAAACAAGCACAATTAACATCATTATCAACATAACATTGAATTTTAAATGTATCCTCAATTATTTTTTTTAATTTAACTCCTGTCCAACCTGGAATTGTATCTGTCGCAAAAATTATCTCACCACTATTTCTATTTACTTGTCCTGCTGTACTTATTCCTATTCCTTTTATATCCTCTATTTTAATAATATTTTGTATTATATTTTTTATATTATTTATAAGATTATCTGCACCTTTAAAAGCTTCGGTATTTTTAGAATAGCTTCTTTGAATATTTCCACTATCATCAACAAGTCCATATTTTATTTCCGTTCCCCCTATATCTATACCTAAATATTTCATATGATTCTCCTAAAAACTAAAGTATATCTAAAGATATCTTGAATATAGCTTTTTTTACGTTTTCGCTTTCATTTACTTTTAAAGCAGTCATATGTGCATCTTCAGGATAGCATATTAAGAAATCATTTTTACTTAAAACTACTGATGATTTAAACTCCCCTTCTAATGATAAAAAATCATCTTTATCTACATACTCTAATTGTTTGAGATTATCTATAAAATTAATGTTGATTCTTTCATTTCCTTTAAATACAACATGTATATCTAAGTATTTTCTATGCACTTCCCAAAATCTATCTTTTATATTCTTAGTATCATATTGTACAACATTTACAAATATTTTATCTGAATCTATTTCATAACTTCCTAGCTTAAACTTTTGTATATCATTTTTTAACGCATAATCAAATACCTTTAATATAGCCTCGGGTAAATACTTGAAAGATTCTTTATTTGCCAAATTTCCATATATCATACTTATTAACTCCTTTCAGAATTTATAACATCAACAAATTTAGCAGTTATAAGCTGTGGTCTTGTTATAGCGCCTCCTACAACAGCTGCATAAGCACCACATTCAAAAACTTTTTTCAAATCACTAGGAGTACTAATTTTACCCTCTCCTATAACAGGAATATATAGTCTGTTAGAAAGTTTTTCTATAATCTCTAAATCTACTGAATCTCCTTGTTTAGAATAAGGCGTATAACCTGAAAGAGTAGTTGAAACACAATCTACTCCTAATATTTCTGCATTTATTCCCTCTGCTATTGTTGAAATATCTCCCATAACAAGTCTTTTATTTTTATGAATATAATCTACAAGTTCTTTTAAATTATCGCTATTAGGTCTTTTTCTCGTAGTTGCATCTAATGCTATAATTTCGCATTCTGTAGTAAGTAACTCATCTATCTCTTTCTTTGTAGGAGTAATATATATATCTGAATCTTCATAGTTTCTTTTAACTAATCCTATTACAGGTAAGCCAGTAACCTTTTTTATTTCCTTTATATCTTCTGCACTTTGAGCTCTTATTGCAGCTGCTCCACCCATTTTTGCTGCAAGGGCCATTCTTCCCATAATAAAAGAACTATGAAGTGGTTCATTCTCTAACGCCTGACAAGATACTATTAATTTACCTCTTATTTTTTTTAGCATCTATGACACTCCTTTTATTATCTATAGATTCTATAAAAATTTTTTAGCAAGCTCTTGAGCAAATTTAACTTTTCCTTCTGTTAATCTTTTCATTGGTTGTCTACAATATCCTGCATCTACACCTTTAACCTTCAATATTTCTTTTATAGTTTGATATAATCCATTACTTAAAATTCCTTCTATTAAATCATTAGTTACATGTTGAATTTCATAAGCTTCCTTAACTTTTCCTTCTTTAGCTAATCTAAATATTTCCTTTGCCCTTTTACCATTTACATTATAAGTACTACCAATTGCGCCATCTACCCCTGAAATCACAGCTGGTAATAGCATTTCATCGAATCCTGAGAATATTAATTTATTAGGAAATTCATTTCTTAATCTTTCTAATAAATAAAAATCTCCTTGGGTAAATTTAACACCTATTATTTTTTCATTCTTAAATAATTCACCAAATTGATTTAATGTTATATTTACTCCAGTTAAAAATGGGATTGAGTAAATAATCATATTATTATTAGTTGCCTCAATAATTGTATTATAATAATTTTTTATTTCTTCAAAATCAAATTTATAATAAAATGGAGTTACAGCTGATAAAGAATCATACCCTAAATTAGTAGCAAATTTACCAAGTTCTACGGACTCTTTTAAATTTATTGATCCAACTTGAGCTATAAGTTTAACTTCTTGTTTTGCTTCCTCTTTTACAATTTCAAAAATTCTTTTCTTTTCATCAGTGGATAACATGAAGTTTTCACCAGTACTTCCTCCTACATATAAACCGTCAACACCACAAACATCAATATTATATCTAACTAACTGCTTCAATCCTTCTTCCTTTATGTTTCCGTTTTCATCATATGGAACTAGTAATGCTGAAAAAATTCCCCTCATTATTTAACCCTCCTATTTTTTATTATAAAAATTTTGTTCTCGCGAACATTTTTTATTAAAATAATTATCTAATTTATTAAAATGAAAAATATAAATAAATTCATTATTTATATATATTTTTCATTTTTGTTAATCATTAACTTAATTATACTTGTTTATATAATTTTTTTCAATATTTTTCCTAGTTTAAAGTAGATTTATTTAAGATTTTCTCTAAACATTATTTTACTTTCTGTAGTGTAATTATCAAAGGATGGTTTAGAATTCTTATATATATAATTAAACATAATTTTTGCTGCAATATAGCCTTCTTCTTCCCATCTTTCTACTACTGTTGCTATAATGCTTTTATCTAATATTAAATTATAAACAGTATCACTTATACCATTAGCAACAATCTTAAACTTTCGATTTAATATCTTTTTTATGTTTAATATTATATCTGTCAAAAATCTAGTACTATAAATCCCTTCTATTTCAGAATTCATATATTTTCTTATTATTTTTATTGCATTCTCTTTTAAATTTTCATCGTATATTGGACCTACAATTAATTCTTTTTCTTCTTCTTTAATTCTAGATAAAAATCCTTTTAAATAAAGTTTAGAGGATATCCTATCATCAACTGTATCTAGCACCAATATTTTTTTACCTTTACTTATTATATTAATAAAAACCTCAGCAGTTATTCTTCCTGATTTGAAATAATCAACACCAACATTAACAATAGATTTGTCAATGCTTATATCTAAAGTTATAAAAAATATTTTTGGATTTTGTAATTTTACTTGTTTTATTTTTTCTTTTAATAAAGGTATTATTATTATTCCATCTGGTTTTTCTTCAGTAATAATCTTGTTTAATGCTTCTAATTGTTTAATAGGTTCATTTATATCTGTTTCTACAATTTCTATACTATATCTATAAAATTTAAATTCCTGCTCTGCTCTTTTTAATCCTTTTATGAGTTCTAATGAATAATATTTATTTTTAGATTTTATGATAAATGCAAATACTTTCTTTTTCTTTTTTATCGCTAATGATGTACTTATAGGATTCTTTACATATCCTAATTCATTGCATAATCTTAAAATCTTTTCCTTGGTTTCTGCCTTTATATTTGAGTTTCCATTTAAAGCTCTTGCAACAGTGGTTCTTGAAATATTTAACTTTTTCGCTATATCCTCTTGTGTTACCATTTTTGCCCTCCTAAATTGTAAAGTTATACTTAATCTAATATTTCTATAACTATATTCATTATAATGTTACCATGTTTTTGTTCATTAAACCAAAATATTCATATAAAAATAAATACTACTAGAGCTTTATTTTTCTAGTAGTATTTATAAATAAACTTATTTTATAATTTTATATTTTCTTCACTATTTAAATCATTTTTACTTATTCCATATATGGTTAATTCATTTATATTTTCTTTTACTTTTTCTTTAAATATTAAACTAAATATATATCCAAATATCATACATACAGCTATACTTATTATTGAATAAGCCCAAAAATTCACCTTTGTATAATACTTAATTCCAATAGATACTATAACAGCTACACTAAAGCCTAGTAATGTTCCTTTTGAATTTGCTTTTTTACTAAATACTCCAAGACCAAATAATCCTCCAACAAGTCCTAAAACCATACCTATAAAACCATTAAACCATGCAAATGCTGAATTTAAATTAGAATGTGCTAGTATAATTGAAACAACAATTGATAATATACCTATTGCTAGTGATAAAAACTTAGCAAAATTAGTAGCTTTATCATTATCCATAGAACCTTTTATTACCTTATGAACATCTAAAGTCCAACTAGTAGCTACACTATTTAATCCCGATGATAAAGTTGATTGACCAGCTGCAAAAATTCCTGCAAGTAAAAGTCCTGATAAACCTGCTGGAAGTTGGCTAACTATATAACTTACAAAAATTTGATCTTCTTTATGAGTTAAAAGAAGTGATGGATTTTGTGTATAAAATGCATATAGCCCTGTTCCAATAAAAAAGAATAATGTTGCAACTCCTATTGATAATACTCCATTTAAATATGTCATCTTTTTCATTTCTTTTATATTAGTTGTTGTTGTATATCTTTGAACCATATCCTGACTTGATACATATGAAGATAAAGTTCCAAATCCTGCTCCTATTAAAGTTATAAAGAAACTTTCTTTAAATATATTTATATCCATCATTGATGATAAATCCAAAAATTTATTATTTTTAACACCCATACTTACAATTTCTGAAAATCCACCTTTTACTGTAAAACATAAAAAAATCACTACAAATACCGCACCTAAGGATAATACCATTCCTTGAATAAAATCTGTCCAAAGGACTGATTTTATTCCTCCAACATAAGAATATATTATTGCTATTATCCCCATCAATACTATTAATATATTTATATCTATTTTGGTAACTATTGATAATGCTAATGCTGGTAAATACATAACTATAGACATTCTTCCTATTTGAAAAACTATAAACATTAAACTTCCAAGAAGTCTTAATCTCTTATCAAATCTTTTCTCTAAATATTCATAAGCTGTATCAATGTTTAGTTTTTTATAAACAGGTAAGAAAAATATGATTGTTAATGGAACTGCTACAAATATTCCGAGTTGACCTACCCATGATGACCAATCACCTTTAAATGATCTTCCTGCAAGTGCAAGATATGATATAGGACTTAACATAGTTGCAAATAAACTTACCGCTGTTACCCACCAAGGAATTGTCCCATCTCCTCTAAAATACTCTTTTCCTTTCATTTCTTTTTTTGCAACTTTGATTCCTATTATAAGAACAAACAAAAGATAACCTATAAGAACCAAATAATCCACAAACTCAAAAGATGTTTTCATATTTACCACCTCATAAAAAAATTTTAAATTCTTTCATAACTTAAATTTTTAATTTTAAGTACTTTTCATATGTGGTTTATAAAAAACTATTTTTCTTTTAGTAAATCATGGAAACGTTTAACTTTATTATAAATGTTCGCGCGAATATTTTCAATATATTTCCTTATAATTCATTTTTTATGTTGATTTTTATTTTATAAAATTATTTAAAATTGGTATATACAACATATCAATATAATGTTATTATATATATGTAATTTCAGTAATTACCACAAACCTTACTAGGAGGAATTAAATTGAAGATAATTTCAAAAGAAAATCCTTTACCCTTGCATTATCAACTTAAAGAAATTATAAGAGAACTAATAGAAAATGATGAATTAAAACCAGGTGATATAATCCCCACTGAAAGAGAACTCTGCAAAATTCAAAATGTTAGCAGAATGACTGTAAACAAAGCTATACTTGCTCTTGTAAATGAAGGATTACTTCATAGACAACAAGGAAAAGGTACTTTTGTATCTGAGCCAAAACAAATGCATGAGTTTTCTAAACTTAAAGGATTTACTGAAGAAATGAATAGTAAAGGATTTAAAACAAAAACAAAAATTTTATCTTTCGAAATAAAAGAATCTACAAAAAAATTGCAAAAGATTTTTTCTCTAGATGATACAAATAAAAAAGTAATTGAAATAATAAGACTTAGAGAAACTGATAAAGAACCTGTAGCAATAGAAACTACCATATTACCTTACTCCCGTTTTAGTAATATGACTAAAAATTCCTTAGAAGGAAAATCTCTTTATGAAATTTTTAAAAGAGAATATAACTACTATCCTGAAAAGGCTAAACAAGTAATTGAGCCCATTAAACTAAATGACTATGAATCTACTCTTTTAAATCAAAAGAAAAATGCTCTTGCCTTATTATTCAGTAAAACAACTTATACTAATGAAAATTCTGTTATAGAATTTACTAAAGCTATTTTTAGAAGTGATCTATACAAATATGAACTAATTTTAAAGTAATTAGTCTTATAAAAATTTAATTTTAGGATGTGAATTTATGAAATGTATCTTAAATGGAACTATCTTAACTGAAGAATCATTATTAAAAAATAAAGCTTTAATATTCGATAAAACTATAATTGATATAGTTGATGAATTTTCAATTAATAGGAATGATTTTTCAGAAATTATTGATGCAGAAGGTAATTATATATCTCCTGGTTTTATAGATATTCATATTCATGGTTCTGGAGGAAAAGATGTAATGAATGGCGATTTTAATTCATTACAGACCATAAGTAAAGTTATTGCCAAAAACGGTACAACCTCTTTTTTGCCAACAACTATGACTATGTCTAAAGAAAAAATATATAATTCTTTAAACTGTATAAAATCATGTATGAACAAAAATTTAGGAGGGGCAAAAATATTAGGTGCTCATATGGAGGGTCCTTTTATAAGTTATAAATATAAGGGGGCTCAAAATCCAGACTTTATAATAAAACCTGATTTTAATTTTATAAAACCTTTTAAAGATATAATAAAAATAATTACCCTTGCTCCAGAAGAAGATAAACATTTTAATTTTATAAAAAAAACTATAAATAATACCAATATAATTTTATCCATTGGTCACTCAAATGC
This region includes:
- the hydE gene encoding [FeFe] hydrogenase H-cluster radical SAM maturase HydE produces the protein MRKIIDKLHENNNLNRQELLYLLNNINHENKEYLISKANETRFKYYGDKVYMRGLIEFTNYCKNTCTYCGIRAFNKNVDRYRLSLDQIMDSCSEGYKLGYRTFVLQGGEDNYFTDDKIVEIVTKIKSNFPECAVTLSIGEKSYHSYKKYYNAGVDRYLLRHETASKELYEKLHPGMSFENRRKCLRDLKEIGYQVGAGFMIGIPGQSNEDYVEDLLFLKELEPHMVGIGPFIPQSHTPLGKEKGGTVEQTVLMLSIIRLLLPQVLLPATTALGTIHPMGREMGLKAGANVVMPNLSPTSVRKKYALYDGKICTGDESAECRMCIQNRIEKAGFNLDMSRGDNRLWRRR
- a CDS encoding TM1266 family iron-only hydrogenase system putative regulator is translated as MKKIAVISAILENPKEAQKEFNEIISNFKGIIKGRMGIPFEEEGISVICITVVAELNDINSLTGKLGNMKNVLVKTSIAKKEI
- a CDS encoding ROK family protein; its protein translation is MKYLGIDIGGTEIKYGLVDDSGNIQRSYSKNTEAFKGADNLINNIKNIIQNIIKIEDIKGIGISTAGQVNRNSGEIIFATDTIPGWTGVKLKKIIEDTFKIQCYVDNDVNCACLGYMWKTMEEESKDFIFLTLGTGIGGAIVINGQLYTGGNFIAGEFGHMTINKDGEKCTCGSKGCFERYASTSALIRRTKKQLKLPKDFKISGKDIFDKAKNNEKEYIDAIDKWSYDIAIGIKNIVHIFNPSLIIIGGGVSAQGDYLIKFIQKHMDKIIMPSFSQGLVIKTSPNGNKAGIMGSIYGLKML
- a CDS encoding YhcH/YjgK/YiaL family protein; translation: MIYGNLANKESFKYLPEAILKVFDYALKNDIQKFKLGSYEIDSDKIFVNVVQYDTKNIKDRFWEVHRKYLDIHVVFKGNERININFIDNLKQLEYVDKDDFLSLEGEFKSSVVLSKNDFLICYPEDAHMTALKVNESENVKKAIFKISLDIL
- a CDS encoding N-acetylmannosamine-6-phosphate 2-epimerase, with translation MLKKIRGKLIVSCQALENEPLHSSFIMGRMALAAKMGGAAAIRAQSAEDIKEIKKVTGLPVIGLVKRNYEDSDIYITPTKKEIDELLTTECEIIALDATTRKRPNSDNLKELVDYIHKNKRLVMGDISTIAEGINAEILGVDCVSTTLSGYTPYSKQGDSVDLEIIEKLSNRLYIPVIGEGKISTPSDLKKVFECGAYAAVVGGAITRPQLITAKFVDVINSERS
- a CDS encoding N-acetylneuraminate lyase, with protein sequence MRGIFSALLVPYDENGNIKEEGLKQLVRYNIDVCGVDGLYVGGSTGENFMLSTDEKKRIFEIVKEEAKQEVKLIAQVGSINLKESVELGKFATNLGYDSLSAVTPFYYKFDFEEIKNYYNTIIEATNNNMIIYSIPFLTGVNITLNQFGELFKNEKIIGVKFTQGDFYLLERLRNEFPNKLIFSGFDEMLLPAVISGVDGAIGSTYNVNGKRAKEIFRLAKEGKVKEAYEIQHVTNDLIEGILSNGLYQTIKEILKVKGVDAGYCRQPMKRLTEGKVKFAQELAKKFL
- a CDS encoding substrate-binding domain-containing protein, which gives rise to MRLSITLQFRRAKMVTQEDIAKKLNISRTTVARALNGNSNIKAETKEKILRLCNELGYVKNPISTSLAIKKKKKVFAFIIKSKNKYYSLELIKGLKRAEQEFKFYRYSIEIVETDINEPIKQLEALNKIITEEKPDGIIIIPLLKEKIKQVKLQNPKIFFITLDISIDKSIVNVGVDYFKSGRITAEVFINIISKGKKILVLDTVDDRISSKLYLKGFLSRIKEEEKELIVGPIYDENLKENAIKIIRKYMNSEIEGIYSTRFLTDIILNIKKILNRKFKIVANGISDTVYNLILDKSIIATVVERWEEEGYIAAKIMFNYIYKNSKPSFDNYTTESKIMFRENLK
- a CDS encoding sodium:solute symporter, which encodes MKTSFEFVDYLVLIGYLLFVLIIGIKVAKKEMKGKEYFRGDGTIPWWVTAVSLFATMLSPISYLALAGRSFKGDWSSWVGQLGIFVAVPLTIIFFLPVYKKLNIDTAYEYLEKRFDKRLRLLGSLMFIVFQIGRMSIVMYLPALALSIVTKIDINILIVLMGIIAIIYSYVGGIKSVLWTDFIQGMVLSLGAVFVVIFLCFTVKGGFSEIVSMGVKNNKFLDLSSMMDINIFKESFFITLIGAGFGTLSSYVSSQDMVQRYTTTTNIKEMKKMTYLNGVLSIGVATLFFFIGTGLYAFYTQNPSLLLTHKEDQIFVSYIVSQLPAGLSGLLLAGIFAAGQSTLSSGLNSVATSWTLDVHKVIKGSMDNDKATNFAKFLSLAIGILSIVVSIILAHSNLNSAFAWFNGFIGMVLGLVGGLFGLGVFSKKANSKGTLLGFSVAVIVSIGIKYYTKVNFWAYSIISIAVCMIFGYIFSLIFKEKVKENINELTIYGISKNDLNSEENIKL
- a CDS encoding GntR family transcriptional regulator, giving the protein MKIISKENPLPLHYQLKEIIRELIENDELKPGDIIPTERELCKIQNVSRMTVNKAILALVNEGLLHRQQGKGTFVSEPKQMHEFSKLKGFTEEMNSKGFKTKTKILSFEIKESTKKLQKIFSLDDTNKKVIEIIRLRETDKEPVAIETTILPYSRFSNMTKNSLEGKSLYEIFKREYNYYPEKAKQVIEPIKLNDYESTLLNQKKNALALLFSKTTYTNENSVIEFTKAIFRSDLYKYELILK
- the nagA gene encoding N-acetylglucosamine-6-phosphate deacetylase, with translation MKCILNGTILTEESLLKNKALIFDKTIIDIVDEFSINRNDFSEIIDAEGNYISPGFIDIHIHGSGGKDVMNGDFNSLQTISKVIAKNGTTSFLPTTMTMSKEKIYNSLNCIKSCMNKNLGGAKILGAHMEGPFISYKYKGAQNPDFIIKPDFNFIKPFKDIIKIITLAPEEDKHFNFIKKTINNTNIILSIGHSNATYDETIEAINLGIHHATHTFNGMPPFHHRTPGIIGALFNSNNVKCEIIADNIHVHKAVLKMLLNIKGKDNVILITDSMEAGCMQDGTWELGGQKVIVKNNSARLESGSLAGSVLTLNTAIKNILSSTDLTLNEAVNLATLNPAKELKISNKKGSIDINKDADLVIFNENLDVKYTIIEGNIVFKN